A window of Acinetobacter sp. TR3 contains these coding sequences:
- the adk gene encoding adenylate kinase — translation MRIILLGPPGAGKGTQAQLICKRYNIPQISTGDMLRAAIREGTELGLKAKSVMESGGLVSDELIIGLVQERIAQPDCVNGCIFDGFPRTIPQAEALETAGISIDHVIEIDVPDEEIVQRLSGRRQHPASGRVYHLVYNPPKVEGKDDETGEDLVQRPDDQEETIRKRLGSYHSETEQLVGFYQGRAASGENAPTYDKLNGLRAIEEVQKELFAILDK, via the coding sequence ATGCGCATTATTTTACTCGGACCACCTGGGGCAGGTAAAGGTACTCAAGCTCAGTTGATCTGTAAGCGCTACAATATCCCACAAATTTCAACCGGTGATATGCTCCGTGCTGCAATTCGTGAAGGAACTGAACTAGGTCTTAAAGCGAAAAGTGTTATGGAGTCTGGTGGTCTAGTATCAGACGAACTCATTATTGGTTTGGTTCAAGAGCGTATCGCTCAACCAGATTGCGTGAACGGTTGTATTTTTGACGGTTTCCCTCGTACGATTCCACAAGCCGAAGCTTTGGAAACGGCGGGTATTTCAATTGATCATGTGATCGAAATTGATGTTCCAGATGAAGAGATTGTTCAACGTCTTTCAGGTCGTCGTCAGCACCCAGCTTCTGGTCGTGTTTATCATCTTGTTTATAATCCACCTAAAGTAGAAGGTAAGGATGATGAAACTGGTGAAGACTTGGTACAACGTCCGGATGATCAAGAAGAAACGATTCGCAAGCGTTTAGGTTCATACCATAGTGAAACTGAACAGCTAGTAGGTTTTTATCAAGGTCGTGCTGCTTCAGGTGAAAATGCACCAACTTATGATAAATTGAATGGCTTACGTGCAATCGAAGAAGTTCAAAAAGAATTATTTGCTATTTTAGATAAATAA
- a CDS encoding SWIM zinc finger family protein, with amino-acid sequence MLLTIQSDQVEQIIPDASSAKSAKKLAKFEAWNNISGSTDQWIWGEIQGSAIYQSAVFLPELKCECSCPSFKRPCKHALALLFVYTEYQDKFTVQSDEESIPDRVQKWRDKKTKTLEKKENKIDKPIDEEARAKRQLAREKKMDAGIEALQTWLNDVVTMGFGRLRQQQHEKFRDIQSRLVDAQIAGLVSYLDEFSSALYQSNWQMQSSFWIAKLQTAVHLWQNRQQLKPELYEEVKQLFGINLPTDVWGQIAVQSLNVYVLGQVTQELVNTRGRYRRQWLWDSQNLRDYLLLDFEIPPYSNFGLTLPFQKQLVLNAKLYPVVSQQRLRLEDNLMSFNDLSLTLVAPKGFENFDQAFTQYANGLKQYPLQLVRFFWLEQLRLVKQDKVIYLVDQDQKMCEIEIKQFVELWFLVGTEPFSAGVEWNGLQLKLVSIWQGGHFECL; translated from the coding sequence ATGTTGCTGACGATTCAATCTGATCAAGTCGAGCAAATTATTCCAGATGCAAGTTCGGCAAAATCAGCCAAGAAACTCGCAAAATTCGAAGCATGGAACAATATCTCGGGTTCGACTGATCAATGGATTTGGGGAGAAATTCAGGGCAGTGCGATTTATCAAAGCGCAGTTTTTTTACCTGAACTTAAATGCGAATGTAGTTGTCCAAGTTTTAAACGACCTTGTAAACATGCTTTAGCACTATTGTTTGTCTATACCGAGTATCAAGATAAATTTACTGTGCAATCAGATGAAGAAAGCATACCTGATCGAGTACAAAAATGGCGAGATAAAAAAACCAAAACACTTGAGAAAAAAGAAAACAAGATTGATAAACCGATTGATGAAGAAGCACGTGCGAAACGCCAATTGGCACGTGAGAAAAAAATGGATGCAGGCATTGAGGCATTACAAACATGGTTGAATGATGTTGTCACGATGGGGTTTGGGAGATTACGTCAGCAACAACATGAAAAGTTCCGCGATATTCAAAGTCGTTTGGTCGATGCTCAAATTGCAGGCTTAGTCAGCTATTTAGATGAGTTTTCGAGTGCGCTGTATCAAAGCAATTGGCAAATGCAAAGTTCATTTTGGATAGCTAAATTACAAACAGCCGTTCATTTATGGCAAAACCGTCAACAGCTCAAACCAGAACTTTATGAAGAAGTAAAACAGCTTTTTGGTATCAATTTACCAACTGATGTGTGGGGTCAAATTGCAGTACAGTCTTTAAATGTGTATGTATTGGGACAAGTCACACAGGAGTTGGTGAATACTCGTGGACGTTATCGTCGTCAATGGCTATGGGATAGCCAAAATTTACGCGACTATTTGTTGTTAGATTTTGAAATTCCACCTTATTCGAACTTTGGCTTAACGTTGCCTTTCCAAAAACAACTGGTTTTAAATGCCAAACTTTATCCAGTGGTAAGCCAACAACGTCTTCGTTTAGAAGATAATTTAATGTCATTCAATGATTTGAGCCTAACGCTGGTTGCGCCAAAAGGCTTTGAAAATTTTGATCAAGCATTTACTCAATATGCGAATGGATTAAAACAATATCCTTTGCAGTTAGTACGCTTTTTCTGGCTAGAGCAATTGCGTTTAGTCAAGCAGGACAAAGTGATTTATTTGGTCGATCAGGATCAAAAAATGTGTGAAATTGAGATTAAACAATTTGTTGAGTTATGGTTTTTAGTGGGGACTGAGCCATTTAGTGCAGGCGTTGAATGGAATGGATTGCAACTTAAACTGGTGAGTATTTGGCAAGGAGGGCACTTTGAATGTCTTTGA
- a CDS encoding ATP-binding protein, which yields MSQQVLRARAEQQFSHELDALKAHDSLVKPPQWQLSPKAVVDYLLGTTLPDGTEISPKYIGNRRLMEIAVATLATDRALLLLGVPGTAKSWVSEHLAAAISGNSALLIQGTAGTSEDTLRYSWNYAELLSKGPSEDALVKSPMLRAMQEGKIARVEELTRIPADVQDTLITLLSEKNLPVPELGIEYQAVQGFSVIATANNRDKGVNELSSALKRRFNTVILPPPATIAEEVEIVQKRVQSLGKSLQLPEIQPLDAQIQKLVTIFRELRHGQTLDGKQKLKTTTGTLSTAEAISVMSHGWVMAGHFGSGNVTDHELAAGLQGAVLKDPVQDIVPWKEYVETVIKQREGWQDLYRACRDLE from the coding sequence ATGTCTCAACAAGTTTTACGTGCGCGTGCAGAACAACAGTTTTCTCATGAATTAGATGCATTAAAAGCACATGACAGTTTAGTAAAACCTCCACAATGGCAACTTTCGCCTAAAGCAGTCGTAGATTACTTATTGGGTACAACACTGCCAGATGGAACAGAAATTTCTCCAAAATATATTGGTAATCGCCGTTTGATGGAAATTGCTGTTGCGACATTGGCGACTGATCGCGCCTTGTTGTTATTAGGCGTACCAGGGACAGCAAAATCATGGGTATCTGAACATTTGGCTGCGGCGATTTCAGGTAATAGTGCTTTATTGATTCAAGGTACGGCAGGTACGAGCGAAGATACCTTACGTTATAGTTGGAATTATGCGGAACTTTTATCCAAAGGCCCAAGCGAAGATGCTTTGGTGAAAAGTCCGATGTTACGTGCGATGCAAGAAGGCAAGATCGCGCGTGTGGAAGAACTGACTCGTATTCCTGCCGATGTCCAAGATACCTTGATTACCTTACTTTCCGAGAAAAATTTGCCTGTTCCTGAGTTGGGAATTGAGTATCAAGCGGTACAAGGTTTTAGTGTGATTGCCACCGCCAATAACCGTGATAAAGGAGTGAATGAACTCTCTTCTGCGTTAAAGCGTCGTTTTAATACGGTGATTTTACCGCCGCCTGCCACCATCGCTGAAGAAGTGGAAATCGTACAAAAACGGGTTCAATCTTTGGGCAAGAGTTTACAATTGCCCGAGATTCAGCCTTTAGATGCTCAAATTCAAAAACTGGTGACGATTTTTAGAGAGTTACGTCATGGGCAAACCTTGGATGGCAAGCAAAAACTCAAAACCACCACAGGAACTTTATCCACGGCTGAAGCCATTTCAGTGATGAGTCATGGTTGGGTGATGGCAGGGCATTTTGGTTCGGGCAATGTTACGGATCATGAACTCGCAGCAGGTCTACAAGGTGCAGTATTAAAAGATCCTGTTCAAGATATTGTGCCTTGGAAGGAATATGTTGAAACTGTAATTAAACAACGTGAGGGTTGGCAAGACCTGTATCGTGCTTGTCGTGACTTAGAATAA